A genomic stretch from Candidatus Amarolinea dominans includes:
- a CDS encoding ATP-dependent 6-phosphofructokinase: protein MPNRQKTIGILTGGGDVPGLNPALKTLVYRAADDNCRVVGVRRGWGGLLHFDANEPASREKHLIPLDRQTVRTVDRTGGTFLHTSRTNPARVSNNEVPDFLRGANYDPAATGKHDFTPHVLSNLEKLGIDALIPIGGDDTLSYAERLHREGFPVVAIPKTMDNDVYGTDYCIGFSTAVTRSVNFIHNLRTSAGSHERIAVVELFGRNSGETSLISAYLAGVDRALISEVPFDIQRLAQMLAHDKASNPSNYAMVTISEGATMLGGQVIEYGQEDAYGHRKLGGIGEMMAEALQALTGSHMIYQPLLYLMRSGAPDSLDLMVAFNYANMAMDLVAEGTSGRMVALQGGTYTHIPISTIMQGKKRVDVDELYDINEYRPKVRHVLGKPMFLY from the coding sequence ATGCCTAACCGACAGAAGACCATCGGTATTTTAACCGGTGGTGGAGACGTTCCCGGATTGAACCCCGCACTGAAGACCCTGGTTTATCGCGCGGCAGACGATAACTGCCGCGTGGTTGGTGTGCGCCGTGGCTGGGGCGGCCTGCTTCACTTCGACGCCAACGAGCCAGCCAGCCGTGAAAAACACCTGATTCCCCTCGACCGCCAGACCGTGCGCACGGTAGATCGCACGGGCGGCACCTTCCTGCACACCAGTCGCACCAACCCGGCGCGGGTCAGCAACAATGAAGTGCCTGATTTCTTACGCGGCGCCAACTATGACCCCGCGGCCACTGGCAAACATGACTTCACGCCGCATGTCTTGTCGAACCTGGAGAAGCTGGGCATTGATGCGCTGATCCCCATCGGCGGCGATGACACCCTGAGCTATGCCGAGCGCCTGCATCGCGAAGGTTTCCCGGTGGTGGCTATTCCCAAGACGATGGACAACGACGTTTATGGCACCGACTACTGCATTGGCTTCTCCACGGCGGTCACGCGCAGCGTCAACTTCATTCACAACCTGCGCACCAGCGCGGGATCGCACGAGCGCATCGCCGTTGTCGAACTGTTCGGCCGCAATTCGGGCGAAACGTCACTGATCTCGGCCTACCTGGCCGGCGTAGACCGCGCGCTCATCTCGGAGGTGCCGTTCGATATTCAGCGGCTGGCGCAGATGCTGGCGCATGACAAGGCGTCCAATCCAAGTAACTACGCGATGGTCACGATCTCTGAGGGCGCGACGATGCTCGGCGGTCAAGTGATCGAATACGGGCAGGAGGATGCCTACGGTCATCGCAAGCTAGGCGGCATTGGTGAGATGATGGCCGAGGCCCTGCAGGCGCTCACCGGCTCGCACATGATCTATCAACCCCTGTTATACCTGATGCGCTCCGGCGCGCCTGACTCGCTCGATCTGATGGTCGCCTTCAACTATGCCAACATGGCCATGGACCTGGTGGCCGAGGGCACGTCGGGTCGCATGGTGGCCTTGCAGGGCGGCACCTACACGCACATCCCCATCAGCACCATCATGCAGGGCAAGAAGCGCGTGGATGTGGACGAACTGTATGACATCAACGAATATCGCCCCAAAGTGCGCCACGTACTGGGCAAGCCAATGTTCTTGTATTAG
- a CDS encoding response regulator transcription factor, giving the protein MVQASKTTILLADDDEMIVEVLQRQFMREGYAVEVAFDGAEALSKARTTSPDLILLDVMMPRLQGWDVVRELRRESAVPVLMLTARGEEMDRILGLELGADDYIVKPFSFRELLARVRATLRRVSLDQAAPVPPAAALVNLGRLCIDRRRRQVTRDGRPLALTQREYDLLMVLLDAQGAVVSRSDLLDRVWGETWFGDPRTLDVHIRWLREKLEQDPSRPVLILTVRGVGYRLLSPDEIQRHD; this is encoded by the coding sequence ATGGTGCAGGCGAGCAAGACGACTATTCTGCTGGCTGACGATGACGAGATGATCGTGGAGGTGCTGCAGCGCCAGTTTATGCGCGAGGGCTACGCCGTCGAGGTGGCCTTCGATGGCGCGGAGGCGCTGAGTAAGGCGCGCACCACCTCACCTGATCTGATCCTGCTCGATGTCATGATGCCCCGGCTGCAAGGGTGGGATGTGGTGCGTGAATTGCGTCGGGAGAGCGCGGTGCCGGTTCTGATGTTGACCGCGCGTGGCGAGGAGATGGACCGCATCCTGGGGCTGGAACTGGGCGCTGATGACTACATCGTCAAGCCCTTCAGCTTTCGTGAGCTGTTGGCCCGCGTGCGCGCTACGCTGCGCCGGGTCTCGCTCGATCAGGCCGCGCCTGTGCCGCCAGCCGCCGCCCTGGTGAATCTGGGGCGCCTTTGCATTGACCGGCGGCGCCGCCAGGTGACCCGCGACGGCCGGCCGCTGGCGCTGACCCAGCGCGAGTATGATTTGCTCATGGTACTGTTGGATGCGCAGGGCGCCGTCGTGTCGCGGAGCGATCTCCTGGATCGCGTCTGGGGTGAAACCTGGTTTGGCGATCCCCGCACGTTGGACGTACACATCCGCTGGCTGCGTGAAAAGTTGGAGCAGGACCCGAGCCGACCAGTCTTGATCCTGACCGTGCGCGGAGTTGGCTATCGTCTTTTGTCGCCCGATGAGATCCAGCGCCATGACTAG
- a CDS encoding amidohydrolase family protein gives MCMDAIRLPGLVDVHVHLREPGYEHKETLASGTRAALAGGITTVLDMPNTSPPTATLDRLAAKARLAAAAAVCDVGLFLGATRDTDPLITAAAAPYACGLKIYVSETFGSLRLEDLAQLMAFFRTWPGPGPIAVHAEGLLLATCLALAQLYGQHLHVCHVSRRSEIELIRRAKQHGAAVTCEVTPHHLWLCEDDLPRLGARGQMKPPLATAADRAALWANLDVIDCFATDHAPHTAAEKAGPQPPPGVPGLETMLPLLLTAVHEGRLTLDDLVARLHHNPTRIFHLPAGGQQAQTWVEVDAAAVYDLPASGYQTLCDWSPFSGLTVHGAVRRVVLRNQVVFADGVVLAAPGAGRVLAAPVVE, from the coding sequence ATGTGCATGGACGCCATTCGCCTGCCGGGTCTGGTGGATGTGCATGTCCATCTGCGCGAACCCGGTTACGAACACAAAGAGACCCTGGCCAGCGGCACCCGCGCCGCATTGGCCGGGGGCATCACCACTGTTCTCGACATGCCCAACACATCGCCGCCGACGGCGACGCTCGACCGTTTGGCCGCGAAAGCCCGCCTGGCTGCGGCCGCGGCCGTGTGCGATGTCGGCCTTTTTCTGGGCGCCACGCGCGACACGGACCCGCTGATCACCGCGGCTGCCGCGCCCTACGCCTGCGGTCTGAAGATCTACGTCAGTGAGACGTTTGGCTCCCTGCGCCTGGAAGACCTGGCCCAGTTGATGGCCTTTTTCCGCACCTGGCCCGGCCCCGGCCCCATCGCCGTGCATGCCGAAGGGCTGCTGCTGGCAACCTGCCTGGCGCTGGCACAGCTCTACGGCCAGCACCTGCACGTCTGCCATGTCAGCCGGCGCAGCGAGATCGAGCTGATTCGCCGGGCCAAGCAGCATGGCGCGGCGGTCACCTGTGAGGTCACGCCACACCACCTGTGGCTGTGCGAGGATGACCTGCCCCGCCTGGGCGCCCGCGGTCAGATGAAGCCACCCCTGGCCACGGCCGCCGACCGGGCCGCGCTCTGGGCGAACCTGGATGTCATTGACTGCTTTGCCACCGATCACGCGCCGCACACCGCGGCTGAAAAGGCCGGCCCCCAGCCGCCGCCCGGCGTGCCCGGCCTGGAGACCATGCTGCCCCTGCTGCTCACCGCGGTGCATGAAGGTCGCCTGACCCTGGACGATCTCGTCGCCCGCTTGCATCACAATCCGACCCGTATCTTTCATCTCCCTGCCGGCGGCCAGCAAGCGCAAACCTGGGTCGAAGTGGACGCCGCTGCTGTCTACGACCTGCCCGCCAGCGGCTACCAGACCCTGTGCGACTGGAGTCCGTTCAGCGGCCTCACGGTGCATGGCGCGGTGCGCCGCGTCGTCCTGCGCAACCAGGTGGTTTTTGCTGATGGCGTTGTGCTGGCCGCGCCCGGCGCCGGCCGCGTGCTGGCGGCGCCGGTTGTCGAATGA
- the pyrB gene encoding aspartate carbamoyltransferase: MPHSSNGWFGQHVLSVKQFNRPKLEHIFEVAHSMRSMVERFGTADMLHGHVLANLFYEPSTRTSSSFAAAMVRLGGRVLSINEVVYSSVSKGESLPDTVRTLECYADAIVLRHPEVGAAATAARYAHVPIINAGDGVGEHPTQALLDLFTIQEELGRVDGLKVVMVGDLKYGRTVHSLTRLLTQYQVELVFVSPDMLRLPGEIAAEVHSAGLSFRETDDIHNIIGEADVLYVTRVQKERFTDLTLYDSVKEHYVVDDALMARARERMIVMHPLPRVGEIAYTVDDDPRAAYFRQMRNGMYIRMALLAAVLGKA; encoded by the coding sequence ATGCCGCACTCATCCAACGGCTGGTTCGGCCAGCATGTGTTGTCAGTCAAACAGTTCAATCGCCCCAAGCTGGAGCACATCTTCGAAGTGGCCCACAGTATGCGCTCGATGGTGGAGCGCTTCGGCACGGCTGACATGCTGCACGGCCATGTGCTCGCCAACTTGTTTTACGAGCCAAGCACCCGCACCTCGTCCTCCTTTGCTGCGGCCATGGTGCGCCTGGGCGGTCGCGTGCTCAGCATCAACGAAGTGGTCTACTCCTCGGTCAGCAAAGGGGAGTCACTGCCCGACACCGTGCGCACCCTGGAGTGCTATGCCGATGCCATCGTGCTGCGCCATCCTGAGGTGGGCGCCGCGGCCACGGCCGCCCGCTACGCGCACGTCCCGATCATCAACGCCGGCGACGGCGTGGGCGAGCATCCGACTCAGGCCCTGCTTGATCTCTTCACGATTCAAGAAGAGTTGGGCCGTGTGGACGGACTGAAAGTGGTGATGGTCGGTGACCTCAAATATGGGCGCACGGTTCATTCCTTGACCCGCTTGCTCACGCAGTATCAGGTGGAACTGGTTTTTGTTTCGCCTGACATGCTGCGGCTGCCGGGCGAGATCGCCGCAGAAGTACACAGCGCCGGCCTCTCCTTTCGTGAAACCGATGATATTCATAACATCATTGGCGAGGCCGATGTGCTCTATGTGACGCGGGTGCAGAAGGAGCGCTTTACCGATCTGACGCTCTATGACTCCGTCAAGGAGCATTACGTGGTTGACGATGCGCTCATGGCGCGGGCCAGGGAGCGGATGATCGTCATGCACCCGCTGCCGCGCGTGGGTGAAATTGCCTACACCGTGGACGATGATCCCCGTGCCGCCTATTTCCGCCAGATGCGCAACGGCATGTACATCCGCATGGCGCTGCTGGCCGCGGTTCTGGGCAAGGCGTAG
- a CDS encoding alkaline phosphatase family protein, with the protein MPLMQVAWLVQRLIDWLTALATWYYNRKYGALASRLGGGVMPGDGRRGFLIVQIDGLAHRYLLDALARGATPYLQRLIEREGWRVQRWHCGLPSSTPAVQAGLLFGNNWDIPSFRWYEKESGQTIVCKVPAHLQRLQERLSAGRYGILTGGSSYFNLFDGHARTSFLTLSALDRQHFSQNVRGSFFFLLFLLTPRRSLRALWLSLSEYARTLRSRLHGTSKPGPPVARLRRLRASLTAPLATLLSPLAPVTLNVIFREIQTFAVALDIYRSVPSIYTDYYGYDDRAHHHGPLSDEALAALRSIDACIRELDQVRRQFRHRRAYDLFIFSDHGMSRCRPFAELFQQTLGDFVRTHVGQAVVDVQGGQAPWASMQDELLHSELQAAEARASPRSQRLLRLLRRALRRGLPQDPEIQADYDLTRRSDVIVRVAGSLAHIYFKVTPAQMDISEIAILYPDLLSALRAHSGFGLVLGREQGNAVCA; encoded by the coding sequence ATGCCACTCATGCAAGTGGCCTGGCTCGTACAACGCCTGATTGACTGGTTGACTGCGCTTGCCACGTGGTATTACAACCGTAAATACGGTGCGCTGGCCTCGCGTCTTGGCGGCGGCGTGATGCCGGGCGATGGTCGGCGTGGATTTCTCATCGTTCAGATTGACGGGCTGGCGCATCGCTATCTGTTGGATGCGCTGGCACGCGGCGCCACGCCCTATCTCCAGCGGCTCATCGAGCGCGAGGGCTGGCGCGTGCAGCGCTGGCACTGCGGTCTGCCCAGCAGCACGCCGGCCGTGCAGGCCGGTTTACTGTTCGGCAACAACTGGGACATCCCGTCATTCCGCTGGTATGAAAAAGAGAGCGGCCAAACCATTGTCTGCAAGGTGCCAGCGCACCTGCAGCGCCTGCAAGAACGCCTCAGCGCCGGGCGCTACGGCATTCTGACCGGCGGCTCCAGTTACTTCAACCTGTTCGACGGTCACGCGCGCACCTCTTTCCTGACCCTGTCCGCGCTCGATCGCCAACATTTTAGCCAAAATGTGCGCGGTTCGTTCTTCTTCCTGCTCTTTCTCCTGACCCCGCGCCGTTCGCTGCGCGCCCTGTGGCTGTCCCTGAGCGAATATGCCCGCACCCTGCGGTCGCGCCTGCATGGCACGTCCAAGCCAGGACCGCCCGTCGCGCGCCTGCGCCGCCTGCGCGCCAGCCTGACCGCGCCCCTGGCCACCCTGCTTTCACCCCTGGCGCCCGTGACGCTCAACGTCATCTTTCGCGAGATTCAGACCTTCGCCGTGGCGCTGGACATCTATCGCAGCGTCCCGTCCATTTACACCGATTACTACGGCTACGATGACCGCGCCCATCATCATGGCCCTCTGTCCGATGAAGCCCTGGCTGCCCTGCGCAGCATTGATGCCTGCATCCGCGAGCTTGACCAGGTGCGCCGCCAGTTCCGCCACCGCCGCGCCTACGATCTGTTCATCTTTTCCGATCATGGGATGAGCCGTTGCCGGCCCTTCGCAGAGCTTTTTCAGCAGACGCTGGGGGACTTCGTGCGCACGCATGTCGGCCAGGCCGTGGTGGATGTGCAAGGCGGGCAGGCGCCCTGGGCTTCCATGCAGGATGAACTGCTGCACAGCGAACTGCAGGCCGCAGAAGCGCGGGCGTCGCCGCGCAGTCAGCGCCTGCTGCGCCTCTTGCGGCGGGCGTTACGTCGCGGCTTGCCCCAAGACCCGGAGATTCAAGCCGACTATGACCTGACCCGGCGCAGTGATGTGATCGTGCGCGTGGCCGGCAGCCTGGCGCACATCTATTTCAAGGTCACCCCCGCGCAGATGGACATCAGCGAGATCGCGATCCTCTATCCCGACCTGCTCAGCGCCCTGCGCGCCCACAGTGGCTTTGGGTTGGTGCTGGGACGTGAGCAAGGCAACGCGGTCTGCGCGTGA
- the pyrF gene encoding orotidine-5'-phosphate decarboxylase, with product MATDFFSKLTAAARKNDSLLCVGLDPTPEAVPAAFRQAANPILAWNRVIIEATADLVCAFKPNIAFYEALDDGLATLKATLRLIPPDTPVILDAKRGDIGSTAAAYARVIFDQLGVDAVTLSPYLGADSIAPFAAYADRGLFILCHTSNPGAATIQELPTANGTPLYLQVAQQALTWSKHQNIGLVVGATFPAALAHVRRIAPQAWFLVPGVGTQGGDLTAAVQAAMRPDGLGAIINVSRGVSGASDPRQAAAALRAAINAARTAKPTGVVNSSDPDAALEHQSLLTGLYQLGAIRFGQFTLASGLPSPLYIDLRLLVSDPALLQQAAAAYAQALTGLSYDRLAGVPYAALPIGAALSLHVGKPLLYPRKEAKTYGLGKSIEGAWQPGERVVVIEDLVTSGGSTLKTVELLRAAGLLVEDVVVLIDREQGGRANLAAAGLNLHAVFSLSQVLDSLHRAGLLDAAVLAEVRAYLNA from the coding sequence ATGGCGACTGACTTCTTTTCTAAACTGACCGCCGCGGCACGCAAGAACGACTCTCTGCTCTGCGTCGGCCTTGACCCCACGCCGGAAGCGGTTCCGGCCGCGTTTCGCCAGGCCGCCAATCCGATCCTGGCCTGGAATCGGGTCATTATCGAGGCCACGGCTGACCTGGTCTGCGCGTTCAAGCCTAACATCGCTTTCTACGAGGCCCTGGACGACGGCCTGGCGACTCTCAAGGCCACCCTGCGCCTGATCCCGCCTGACACCCCGGTCATTCTGGATGCCAAGCGCGGGGACATTGGCTCCACCGCGGCCGCGTACGCCCGTGTGATCTTCGACCAGTTGGGCGTGGATGCGGTGACGCTCAGCCCCTACCTGGGCGCAGACAGCATCGCGCCATTTGCCGCCTACGCGGACCGCGGGCTGTTCATCCTTTGCCACACCTCCAATCCCGGCGCGGCCACCATCCAGGAGCTGCCCACGGCAAACGGCACGCCGCTCTATCTGCAGGTGGCGCAGCAGGCGCTAACCTGGTCGAAACACCAGAACATCGGGCTGGTCGTCGGCGCCACGTTCCCCGCGGCCCTGGCGCATGTCCGCCGGATCGCGCCGCAGGCCTGGTTCCTGGTGCCCGGCGTCGGCACGCAGGGCGGCGACCTGACCGCGGCCGTGCAGGCGGCCATGCGCCCCGATGGGTTGGGGGCCATCATCAATGTCAGCCGTGGAGTGTCGGGTGCGAGCGATCCGCGCCAGGCGGCCGCGGCGCTGCGCGCGGCCATCAATGCGGCCCGAACGGCCAAGCCAACCGGCGTAGTCAATTCTTCTGATCCCGACGCGGCCCTTGAGCACCAATCCCTCCTGACCGGCCTCTATCAGCTCGGCGCCATCCGTTTCGGGCAGTTCACCCTGGCGAGCGGGTTGCCCTCGCCGCTCTACATTGACCTGCGCCTGCTCGTCAGCGATCCCGCGCTCTTGCAGCAGGCCGCGGCCGCCTACGCCCAGGCGTTGACCGGCCTCTCCTACGACCGCCTGGCCGGTGTGCCGTATGCGGCGCTGCCCATCGGCGCCGCGCTGAGCCTGCACGTGGGCAAACCGTTGCTCTACCCGCGCAAGGAGGCCAAGACCTATGGTCTGGGCAAGTCCATCGAGGGCGCCTGGCAGCCAGGCGAGCGCGTCGTCGTGATCGAAGACCTGGTCACCAGTGGCGGCAGCACCCTGAAGACGGTGGAACTGCTGCGCGCGGCGGGCCTGCTGGTTGAAGATGTGGTGGTGCTGATTGATCGTGAGCAGGGCGGCCGCGCCAACCTGGCGGCCGCCGGCCTGAATTTGCACGCCGTGTTTTCTCTGAGCCAGGTGCTGGACAGCCTGCACCGCGCCGGTTTGCTTGACGCCGCTGTGCTGGCCGAGGTGCGGGCCTACCTCAACGCATGA
- a CDS encoding HAMP domain-containing protein gives MTSPVLSPVQQTAARWPWQRNLQTRIVLTFTLLFLVVLALLMLRVSQSIYQAQLEASTHNLEIAAFLAANALEDPLSGYEAEFERFANWEAEQGDEKREKPSAGTDDHEGQEDQKDKVGTQAPMSGVEPPPSSARLQQIASVYAADTGTRVTILTPLGNALADSALSITQIGNQSAHIEVQAALQGHTQHDVRTDPHDGQPTLYAAAPIQQSGRTVGVVQLAQPLEMILQPIRTSLLGFAIAGLLALVLIALLSMWTARRLVRPIRALEQAALAIAAGDLNQQVPTESADELGALAAAFNHMAAQLRQTLEQQRQFVANASHELRTPLTNIKLRSELLLESGLDDPELAGRYLAEIDSEADRLGRLASTLLDLSRLESSQAVQHQPLTPIDVRPVLSAVVATMTLRARSAGLTLQVQLSPSLPPLRVWPEQIEAILLNLLDNAIKYTPAGGQIYLSAAAMPDRCQLRVADTGSGIPQADLPHIFDRFYRVDKARSRRSGQHGVGLGLSIVQALVLQNGGQISVTSAVGQGTTFTLEFPASAPLTADAANARCVSQA, from the coding sequence ATGACTAGTCCGGTGTTGTCACCCGTTCAGCAGACGGCTGCCCGTTGGCCCTGGCAGCGCAATCTGCAGACGCGCATCGTTCTCACCTTCACCCTGCTCTTTCTCGTTGTCCTGGCCCTGCTTATGCTGCGCGTCAGTCAGTCCATCTACCAGGCGCAGCTCGAAGCCTCCACGCACAATCTGGAGATTGCCGCTTTTCTCGCTGCTAACGCGCTGGAGGACCCGCTCAGCGGCTACGAGGCCGAATTCGAGCGCTTTGCCAACTGGGAAGCTGAGCAGGGGGACGAGAAGAGGGAGAAGCCTTCTGCCGGGACAGATGACCACGAGGGCCAAGAGGATCAGAAGGACAAAGTTGGGACACAAGCGCCCATGTCAGGTGTCGAGCCGCCCCCGTCGAGTGCGCGTCTTCAGCAAATAGCCTCGGTGTATGCGGCTGACACAGGCACACGCGTCACGATCCTCACCCCGCTGGGCAACGCGCTGGCCGATAGTGCGCTGTCTATCACGCAGATTGGCAATCAGTCTGCGCACATCGAGGTGCAGGCTGCCCTGCAAGGCCATACGCAGCATGATGTGCGCACCGATCCACACGACGGCCAACCGACCTTGTATGCGGCGGCGCCCATTCAGCAGAGTGGTAGGACCGTGGGGGTGGTGCAGTTGGCGCAGCCGCTGGAGATGATCTTGCAGCCGATCCGCACCTCTCTGCTCGGCTTCGCCATCGCTGGCCTGCTGGCCCTGGTCCTGATTGCGCTGCTCTCTATGTGGACGGCGCGCCGCTTGGTGCGGCCCATCCGCGCGCTGGAACAGGCAGCGTTGGCCATTGCGGCCGGTGATTTGAACCAACAGGTGCCCACGGAATCGGCCGACGAATTGGGCGCGCTGGCCGCTGCTTTCAATCACATGGCCGCGCAGTTACGCCAGACCCTGGAGCAGCAGCGCCAATTTGTGGCCAATGCCAGCCATGAACTACGCACGCCGCTGACCAACATCAAGCTGCGCAGTGAGCTGCTGTTGGAAAGCGGCCTGGATGATCCAGAATTGGCTGGTCGGTACCTGGCCGAGATTGACAGCGAGGCGGACCGCCTGGGGCGCCTGGCCAGCACCCTGCTCGATCTCTCACGCCTGGAGAGCAGCCAGGCGGTGCAGCACCAGCCGCTGACGCCCATTGACGTGCGACCTGTGCTGTCGGCCGTCGTCGCCACCATGACGCTGCGGGCGCGGAGTGCAGGGTTGACCCTGCAGGTGCAACTGTCGCCATCCCTGCCGCCATTGCGCGTCTGGCCCGAGCAGATCGAGGCAATCCTGCTCAATTTGCTGGACAATGCCATCAAGTACACGCCGGCGGGCGGCCAGATCTACTTATCGGCTGCGGCCATGCCTGACCGCTGTCAACTGCGGGTGGCCGATACCGGTAGTGGCATTCCCCAGGCGGATCTGCCTCATATCTTCGATCGTTTTTACCGCGTCGACAAGGCGCGCAGCCGGCGGTCGGGACAGCACGGCGTCGGCCTGGGTCTCTCCATCGTGCAGGCGCTCGTGCTGCAAAATGGGGGCCAGATCAGCGTGACCAGTGCGGTTGGTCAAGGCACGACCTTTACCCTTGAATTCCCCGCTTCCGCGCCGTTGACAGCGGACGCTGCAAATGCCCGCTGCGTGTCGCAGGCATGA
- a CDS encoding FAD:protein FMN transferase, whose amino-acid sequence MLHQIHLRAMNTEVGIWLWQPAAQAAEWLQQASQRFTAIEAELSRFRPDSGLSRLNAAAGSGPQPVSPLLWTVLTAALEAARRSDGLFDPTLLHALRRAGYDRSFEQLPPPSPAAPAAPAALDWGYQRVRTDPAAMMVELPAGLGLDLGGIGKGWAVDDVAQTLAAHGPVLVDAGGDMRIVGAVRGEPWPIAVQNPFHAQHDLFTLAVSSGAVATSSIGGRRWASNGRAMHHLLDPRTGQPSVSDLHSVTVLAPTAASAEVAAKVALILGSRQGSAYLAKRNLRGLLIGREGQQQTVGRLPLSHLNPRPTTILQEYA is encoded by the coding sequence ATGCTGCATCAGATCCACTTGCGCGCCATGAACACCGAGGTCGGTATCTGGCTGTGGCAACCTGCCGCCCAGGCCGCCGAGTGGTTGCAGCAGGCGTCGCAACGCTTCACCGCCATCGAGGCTGAACTGAGCCGCTTTCGGCCTGATTCGGGCCTGAGCCGCTTGAACGCCGCCGCGGGCAGCGGACCGCAGCCGGTGTCGCCGCTCTTGTGGACCGTGCTGACCGCCGCCCTCGAGGCCGCGCGTCGCAGTGACGGCCTGTTCGACCCGACGCTGCTGCATGCGCTGCGCCGGGCTGGCTATGATCGCAGTTTTGAACAACTGCCGCCGCCATCCCCCGCTGCGCCGGCCGCGCCCGCGGCGCTGGATTGGGGCTATCAACGTGTGCGTACAGATCCCGCCGCCATGATGGTGGAGTTGCCGGCCGGTCTGGGCCTTGACCTGGGCGGCATCGGCAAAGGCTGGGCGGTGGACGATGTCGCGCAGACGCTGGCTGCGCATGGCCCGGTGCTCGTGGATGCCGGCGGCGACATGCGTATCGTCGGCGCCGTGCGCGGGGAGCCGTGGCCCATCGCAGTGCAGAATCCGTTTCACGCGCAGCACGACCTGTTCACCCTGGCTGTGAGCAGCGGCGCCGTAGCGACCAGCAGTATCGGCGGACGGCGCTGGGCCAGCAACGGGCGCGCCATGCATCATCTGCTCGATCCGCGCACCGGTCAACCAAGCGTCAGTGACCTGCACAGCGTCACGGTGTTGGCGCCCACGGCCGCCAGCGCCGAGGTGGCCGCCAAGGTCGCGTTGATCCTGGGCAGCCGGCAGGGCAGCGCTTACCTGGCGAAGCGCAACTTGCGCGGCCTGCTGATCGGTCGCGAGGGTCAGCAACAGACAGTCGGCCGCTTGCCGCTCAGCCATCTGAACCCCCGGCCAACAACAATTTTGCAGGAGTACGCATGA
- a CDS encoding c-type cytochrome, translating to MNITRISDRSCQLSQKLATLLATLSLLALLTACAPRPTPTPTLPDPPTATVQATEVALALPRAAQARPFPIQAIPTDNPTTPAAVELGRQLFFDPVLSTSRAMSCATCHQPDLGLSNGQVVSTARPGAPGRNVPTLWNAGFKRFLTWDGRETALESQARLPLTLPHEMAAIPAEVEAKLRAIPEYVSLFSQAFGGGAESVTFDNVTRALAAFERTLISDDSPVDRFLAGDATALTAPQQRGLAVFFGERTHCAECHQPPTFAMETFRVVGVDSVDAGRAGVTADGVRGAFRVPTLRNIATTGPYMHNGSLATLNAVIEFYAAGAGRPRGVPYVDPLLKGFELSDQEQADLVAFLQALTDESRLPVAPSPALSGLPTIQRQQ from the coding sequence ATGAACATCACACGAATAAGCGACCGAAGTTGCCAACTTTCGCAAAAGTTGGCAACTTTGCTTGCGACGCTGTCGCTGCTTGCGCTGCTGACAGCGTGCGCGCCGCGCCCCACGCCTACGCCGACCCTGCCTGACCCCCCCACCGCTACCGTCCAGGCGACTGAGGTGGCCCTGGCGCTGCCGCGTGCGGCCCAGGCCCGTCCGTTCCCGATCCAGGCCATCCCCACCGATAATCCCACGACGCCGGCCGCGGTCGAGTTGGGCCGACAACTGTTCTTCGACCCGGTACTCTCGACCAGCCGCGCCATGTCATGCGCGACCTGTCATCAGCCCGATCTTGGCTTGTCCAACGGGCAAGTGGTCAGCACGGCGCGGCCGGGCGCACCGGGCCGCAATGTGCCGACCTTGTGGAATGCGGGCTTCAAGCGTTTCCTGACCTGGGATGGTCGCGAGACGGCCCTGGAATCACAGGCGCGGCTGCCCCTGACCCTGCCCCATGAAATGGCTGCCATCCCCGCCGAGGTGGAGGCCAAGCTGCGCGCGATTCCTGAGTATGTGTCGTTGTTCAGCCAGGCGTTTGGCGGCGGCGCAGAATCGGTGACTTTCGACAATGTGACGCGCGCGCTGGCGGCGTTCGAACGCACCCTGATCAGCGATGACAGCCCCGTGGACCGCTTTCTGGCCGGCGACGCCACCGCGCTAACCGCGCCACAGCAGCGCGGGCTGGCGGTGTTCTTTGGAGAACGAACGCACTGCGCGGAGTGCCATCAGCCACCCACCTTTGCCATGGAGACCTTTCGCGTGGTGGGCGTGGACAGTGTGGATGCCGGGCGTGCTGGCGTGACTGCCGACGGCGTCCGCGGCGCATTCAGGGTGCCCACGCTGCGCAACATCGCCACCACGGGGCCTTACATGCACAACGGCTCCCTGGCAACGTTGAACGCGGTGATCGAATTCTACGCCGCGGGCGCCGGCCGGCCACGCGGCGTGCCCTACGTTGATCCTTTGCTCAAAGGTTTCGAGCTGAGCGATCAGGAGCAGGCTGACCTGGTAGCCTTTTTGCAGGCGTTGACTGACGAGAGCCGGCTGCCGGTCGCGCCCTCGCCGGCGCTCTCCGGCCTGCCGACCATACAGCGCCAACAGTAG